The following coding sequences are from one Planctomicrobium piriforme window:
- a CDS encoding mechanosensitive ion channel domain-containing protein gives MLDRLRRTCFVLTWLALLAVSFPALAQNLPAPFQPVVPTPAAQTKPAAPAATTLPPAASPSPAVPADQPMPMPPPAAVQVTEQVTKEGLDDLKSRVDAAADLSDAQKQAANEQIDKAKTTLAQADEFAANLKISQQRTVDIETERQAEQARVDAALREPQQHAAPYTPLPQLEQMLASKQQELLQAQTSLAQTEKSLADRAARQKAIKDRLAAIPAEVEQHKTDLARPDPGTDPPLLVAARRQRLQAELERLTNEPAALQAEAAFLAAQEAANLIQLRRQALNATVARLKDEVEEWQRDVLRAKSSDAKTRVKLSRAEAEAARIPQLKELYESNAQTVETEIDIRDKQKQLTDEIARTKTLRDDLTRTRKELETREASIGATTAFGIRLREQRKPRIAELNSLQQQIRDREPTLQQAQLDSIVAGEDRGKLDNLNKVIEDMLQNISPPDAGNDDRSELADEVRDAYEQRQKDLTELESTYQSYVSALEQLDAEQTLLVRETLDFQTYINQRILWVPTNRVLTLRDVANDAQGLQRLVDTNAWLQVWNSFKEDAFRDPALYFLAALVWIVLLLSQGKQRANIRKFGQKASSRLNTDMGPTWAAVVWTFLKTLVTPFPLLFLGWRGSEPGSGIQELSEYVFTISIWLWWLEMVRHVCRNGGLGPAHFQWPTRVNQVVSNQLGSFIGLATPVVLLAAILKSRSVEGGTDALQRCCSITFFLLLAYTLHRLTSHKNGIFQEWVEAHPNGWIDRLSALWHAAAVCLPLGLAVLTIAGYSFAVERLSIRLAQTLMLVFGAIFARALLFRWLTLRQRRLAVAHAREIRAALAEAQGQESGSQAAVLEAQEARTNLADVSTQSKRLLNTTIVTLSLVWAWYIWIDVLPALQKLDDFSIPGIPFTLSQILAAGLKVILFTTAARNIPGLLEITLLERLPLDRSVRYAIGAILRYAIIVLGMIAIGDSLAIEWEKLQWLVAALTFSLGFGLQEIFANFVSGIIMLFEQPVRVGDVVTLDNVTGSINRIRIRSTTIVDGERREYIVPNKEFITGKLLNWTLTDTINRIGVQVGVSYDADPQRVREILQKIITTQPHVLAEPSPNVSISSFGESAINFSISAYLPSLDFRQETTHMLYARIYHALREADIEIPFPQRDLRVRSIPPIQTSEPSARKPGTTSANGESTADLEEAFE, from the coding sequence ATGCTGGATCGCCTGCGGAGAACCTGTTTTGTCCTGACCTGGCTGGCGCTGCTGGCCGTCAGCTTTCCTGCGCTGGCCCAGAATCTGCCGGCGCCGTTTCAACCCGTCGTTCCAACGCCTGCGGCGCAGACAAAACCTGCGGCCCCCGCCGCGACAACTTTACCACCCGCCGCTTCGCCGTCTCCCGCCGTTCCGGCGGACCAGCCGATGCCCATGCCGCCTCCGGCAGCGGTGCAGGTGACGGAACAGGTGACCAAAGAGGGACTCGACGATCTCAAGAGTCGCGTCGATGCCGCCGCCGATCTCAGCGATGCGCAGAAACAGGCAGCCAACGAACAGATCGACAAGGCGAAAACCACGCTCGCCCAGGCGGATGAATTCGCCGCCAACCTGAAGATCTCTCAGCAGCGGACTGTCGACATCGAAACCGAACGCCAGGCCGAACAGGCCCGCGTTGACGCCGCTCTCCGCGAACCGCAGCAGCACGCCGCCCCCTATACCCCGCTGCCGCAACTCGAGCAGATGCTCGCGAGTAAGCAGCAGGAACTATTGCAGGCACAAACCAGTCTGGCGCAAACCGAAAAGAGCCTGGCCGACCGGGCAGCCCGACAGAAGGCGATCAAGGATCGGCTGGCGGCGATTCCCGCTGAAGTCGAACAGCATAAAACGGACCTCGCTCGACCTGACCCCGGCACCGACCCGCCGCTCCTGGTTGCCGCACGGCGTCAGCGTCTGCAGGCTGAACTCGAACGGCTGACAAACGAACCTGCCGCTCTTCAGGCGGAGGCCGCGTTTCTGGCCGCACAAGAAGCCGCCAACCTCATCCAACTGCGTCGCCAGGCCCTCAATGCCACCGTCGCGCGGCTCAAGGATGAAGTCGAGGAATGGCAGCGGGACGTGCTGCGTGCGAAAAGCTCCGACGCCAAAACTCGCGTCAAACTGTCCCGGGCAGAAGCGGAAGCCGCACGTATTCCACAGTTGAAAGAACTGTACGAATCGAACGCGCAGACCGTCGAAACCGAAATCGACATTCGCGACAAACAGAAGCAACTCACCGACGAAATTGCCCGCACGAAAACGCTGCGCGACGATCTCACTCGAACCAGAAAAGAATTGGAGACGCGTGAGGCCAGCATCGGCGCGACCACCGCGTTCGGCATACGACTGCGCGAACAACGAAAACCCCGCATCGCTGAACTCAATTCGCTGCAACAGCAGATCCGCGACCGCGAGCCGACGCTGCAGCAGGCGCAGCTCGATTCCATCGTCGCCGGCGAAGACCGCGGCAAGCTCGACAATCTCAACAAAGTCATCGAGGACATGCTGCAGAACATCAGTCCGCCGGACGCGGGCAACGATGATCGCAGCGAACTCGCCGATGAAGTTCGCGACGCCTACGAGCAGCGTCAGAAAGACCTCACCGAACTCGAAAGCACCTACCAGTCCTACGTCTCCGCACTCGAACAACTGGACGCCGAGCAGACGCTGCTGGTGCGCGAAACTCTCGATTTCCAGACATACATCAACCAGCGCATTCTGTGGGTGCCGACCAATCGCGTGCTGACGCTCCGCGATGTCGCCAATGATGCTCAGGGACTGCAGCGGCTGGTCGACACGAATGCCTGGCTGCAGGTCTGGAACAGTTTCAAAGAGGATGCTTTTCGAGATCCCGCCTTGTACTTCCTCGCGGCTCTCGTCTGGATTGTGTTGCTGCTCTCGCAGGGGAAGCAACGGGCAAACATTCGCAAGTTCGGCCAGAAGGCCAGCAGCCGTCTCAATACCGACATGGGCCCCACCTGGGCAGCGGTGGTCTGGACTTTTCTCAAGACACTGGTGACGCCGTTTCCGCTGTTGTTTCTCGGCTGGCGCGGCAGCGAGCCAGGCAGCGGGATTCAGGAACTCTCGGAATACGTTTTCACCATCTCGATCTGGCTCTGGTGGCTCGAAATGGTGCGTCACGTCTGCCGCAACGGCGGACTCGGGCCTGCTCATTTCCAATGGCCCACTCGCGTCAATCAGGTGGTCAGCAATCAGCTCGGATCATTTATTGGACTGGCAACCCCCGTTGTGCTGCTGGCGGCGATTCTGAAATCCCGCTCGGTCGAAGGGGGAACAGACGCACTCCAGCGGTGTTGCAGCATCACGTTCTTTCTGCTGCTGGCCTATACCTTGCATCGTCTGACATCTCACAAGAACGGTATTTTTCAGGAATGGGTCGAAGCACATCCCAATGGCTGGATCGACCGCCTGTCTGCCCTTTGGCACGCGGCTGCTGTCTGCCTGCCTCTGGGCCTGGCAGTCCTGACCATCGCCGGTTACTCATTCGCGGTGGAACGGCTTTCCATTCGCCTCGCCCAGACGTTAATGCTGGTGTTCGGGGCGATCTTCGCGAGGGCACTGCTGTTTCGCTGGCTCACGTTGCGCCAGCGCCGCCTGGCGGTCGCTCATGCCCGAGAAATTCGCGCTGCGCTCGCCGAAGCCCAGGGACAGGAATCCGGCAGTCAGGCCGCAGTCCTCGAAGCCCAGGAAGCCAGAACGAATCTGGCCGACGTCAGCACTCAATCCAAACGACTGCTGAACACCACCATCGTCACGCTCTCGCTCGTCTGGGCATGGTACATCTGGATCGATGTCCTCCCGGCTCTGCAGAAGCTCGACGACTTTTCCATCCCCGGCATCCCGTTCACCCTCAGCCAGATCCTGGCCGCAGGTCTGAAGGTCATTCTGTTCACGACCGCAGCCAGAAACATTCCCGGGTTGCTTGAAATCACGTTGCTGGAACGACTGCCGCTTGACCGCTCGGTGCGCTATGCCATCGGGGCCATTCTGCGATATGCCATCATCGTCCTCGGAATGATTGCGATCGGCGACTCGCTCGCCATCGAATGGGAAAAACTGCAATGGCTGGTCGCGGCACTCACCTTCAGCCTCGGCTTTGGACTGCAGGAAATCTTCGCCAACTTCGTGTCAGGGATCATCATGCTGTTCGAACAGCCTGTCCGCGTCGGCGATGTCGTCACGCTGGATAACGTCACTGGCAGCATTAACCGTATCCGCATCCGCTCAACCACCATCGTCGATGGCGAACGCCGGGAATACATCGTTCCCAACAAAGAGTTCATCACCGGCAAGCTCCTCAACTGGACCCTCACCGACACCATCAATCGCATCGGGGTTCAGGTTGGCGTCTCCTACGACGCCGATCCACAACGGGTGCGTGAGATCCTGCAGAAGATCATCACCACGCAGCCGCATGTGCTCGCCGAACCCTCCCCCAATGTTTCCATTAGTTCGTTCGGAGAAAGTGCAATCAACTTCTCGATCTCGGCGTATCTCCCTTCGCTCGACTTCCGGCAAGAGACGACTCACATGTTGTATGCCAGGATCTATCATGCACTCCGCGAAGCCGACATCGAAATCCCGTTCCCGCAGCGCGATCTGCGAGTACGGTCGATTCCTCCGATTCAAACGTCCGAGCCATCAGCCAGAAAGCCGGGAACGACATCAGCGAACGGCGAGTCGACTGCCGATCTCGAAGAAGCCTTTGAGTAG
- a CDS encoding SIR2 family protein: MTSNDDSDWDDDWPEDSDEADTIPCPSCGAEIHEDSPQCPVCGDYVIHRPGRVWDGKPLWYIALALLGIIAVIGTVLLLF; encoded by the coding sequence ATGACCAGCAACGACGACTCGGACTGGGACGACGACTGGCCGGAAGATTCGGACGAAGCGGATACGATCCCCTGCCCGAGTTGCGGCGCGGAAATCCACGAAGACTCGCCCCAATGCCCTGTGTGCGGCGACTACGTCATTCACCGCCCAGGCCGCGTCTGGGACGGCAAACCGCTCTGGTACATCGCCCTGGCCCTCCTCGGCATCATCGCCGTTATCGGCACCGTTCTGCTCTTGTTCTGA
- the ribA gene encoding GTP cyclohydrolase II, with protein sequence MPDEHGPILNTLDEALQQLKAGGMIVVLDAQDRENEGDLICAAEFMTPAHVDFMLRKGAGVLCAPLSHDTAERLHLSPIVDRELNTTLHQTPFLIPLDHRDSGTGVSAQARARTLQALADPQSQSRDFVRPGHISPLLAREGGVLRRAGHTEATVDLMKMAGLTPVGCLIEICSQRGDGMADVEELKELCAEYKLPMISIAQIIQHRRIREDLIHREVEVSIPTEEFGTPTFISYRVEHDDQEPLAIVWGDLSSVKAPLVRMHSSCFTGDVLGSLRCDCGDQLHMAMQMIVQEGCGAVVYLPQEGRGIGLAAKLKAYKLQDEGLDTVEANHRLGFKADLRDYMVGLQILKDLGLSEIRILTNNPKKTEAFEEWVDLKVVAQVPIVAPPHEHRTRYMDTKRLKMGHLLPPSGGDVKRPTT encoded by the coding sequence ATGCCCGACGAACACGGTCCGATTCTGAATACGCTCGATGAAGCTTTGCAGCAGCTTAAAGCCGGCGGCATGATCGTCGTGCTGGATGCCCAGGACCGCGAGAACGAAGGGGATCTGATTTGCGCCGCCGAGTTCATGACTCCGGCACATGTCGACTTCATGCTCCGCAAAGGGGCCGGCGTCCTGTGTGCTCCGCTTTCTCACGACACCGCCGAACGCCTGCACCTGTCGCCGATCGTCGACCGCGAACTCAACACCACGCTGCACCAGACTCCCTTTCTGATTCCGCTCGATCACCGCGACAGCGGCACCGGCGTCAGCGCTCAGGCTCGCGCTCGCACCTTACAGGCTTTGGCCGACCCGCAGAGCCAATCTCGCGACTTCGTACGGCCAGGGCATATCTCGCCGCTGCTCGCCCGAGAAGGGGGCGTCTTGCGACGCGCCGGGCATACCGAAGCGACCGTCGATCTCATGAAGATGGCGGGGCTCACACCTGTCGGCTGTCTGATCGAAATCTGCAGCCAGCGCGGCGACGGCATGGCCGACGTTGAAGAACTCAAGGAGCTTTGTGCGGAATACAAACTGCCGATGATCTCAATCGCCCAGATCATCCAGCATCGCCGCATCCGCGAAGACCTGATTCACCGCGAAGTGGAAGTGTCGATTCCGACGGAGGAATTCGGCACGCCGACGTTCATTTCCTACCGGGTCGAACACGACGATCAGGAACCGCTGGCGATCGTGTGGGGCGACTTGTCATCGGTGAAAGCCCCGCTGGTGCGGATGCACTCGTCCTGCTTTACCGGCGACGTGCTGGGCTCGCTCCGCTGCGATTGCGGCGACCAGTTGCACATGGCCATGCAGATGATCGTCCAGGAAGGCTGCGGCGCGGTGGTTTATCTCCCGCAGGAAGGCCGCGGCATCGGCCTCGCGGCCAAGCTGAAAGCCTACAAATTGCAGGACGAAGGCCTCGACACCGTCGAAGCCAACCATCGTCTCGGCTTCAAGGCCGACCTGCGCGACTACATGGTCGGCCTGCAGATCCTCAAAGACCTGGGTCTCAGCGAAATTCGTATCCTCACCAACAATCCGAAAAAGACAGAAGCCTTCGAAGAATGGGTCGACCTCAAGGTCGTCGCCCAGGTGCCCATCGTCGCGCCGCCGCACGAGCACCGCACTCGTTACATGGACACCAAACGCCTGAAAATGGGCCACCTGCTGCCGCCGTCTGGCGGCGATGTGAAACGTCCAACCACTTGA
- a CDS encoding DUF433 domain-containing protein translates to MSAIAWPMIAIDAQGIAYVEGTRIKVIEIALDRIAHHWDVDEIRRQHPQLSLVQIHAALAYYYDNQSDCDRLIQARDQTAEALRRELENSQVQRKLR, encoded by the coding sequence ATGTCCGCCATTGCCTGGCCGATGATTGCGATCGATGCCCAAGGAATTGCGTATGTCGAAGGCACGCGCATCAAAGTCATTGAGATTGCTCTGGATCGCATCGCCCATCATTGGGACGTCGACGAGATTCGTCGCCAGCATCCGCAACTGAGCCTCGTCCAGATTCATGCCGCACTCGCTTATTACTACGACAACCAGTCCGACTGCGACAGGCTGATTCAGGCCCGAGACCAGACTGCCGAGGCGCTGCGTAGAGAATTGGAGAACTCGCAGGTGCAAAGGAAATTGAGGTAG
- a CDS encoding HEPN domain-containing protein yields the protein MGVPASSEARKFYRCAYMRFEEAQVLLKASYTTGGVYLAGYPIECILKSLILATVPANARLGILKSFRGSKAHEFDWLRDQYLLNGGPRFTKEVTKHFTLVNDWSTDLRYSPRGVVEEDAVEFLNSADAIIRWANGRL from the coding sequence ATGGGGGTGCCAGCGTCGAGTGAGGCGAGAAAGTTCTATCGCTGCGCCTACATGCGGTTTGAAGAGGCCCAAGTGCTGCTCAAGGCGAGTTACACAACAGGCGGAGTCTACTTGGCCGGCTATCCAATCGAGTGCATTCTTAAGTCGCTGATTCTGGCGACTGTACCCGCGAATGCCCGTTTAGGAATTCTGAAATCCTTCCGAGGAAGCAAAGCACATGAGTTCGACTGGCTGAGAGATCAATATCTGTTGAATGGAGGGCCGAGGTTCACCAAAGAAGTCACGAAACACTTCACTCTGGTCAATGACTGGTCAACCGATCTTCGATATTCGCCGCGGGGCGTTGTCGAAGAGGATGCCGTAGAATTCTTGAATTCCGCGGACGCAATTATTCGTTGGGCGAATGGGAGACTCTAA
- a CDS encoding 2,3-bisphosphoglycerate-independent phosphoglycerate mutase codes for MSEIHTLTRELQKKNNSKIVLLVADGLGGLPLKPGGKTELETAKTPNLDALAQRGSLGLSTPVIPGITPGSGPGHLGLFGYDPLEFQIGRGVLEALGIDFDLGPDDVAIRGNFCTLDEKGLISDRRAGRISSEKAAPLCEKLNKIKIPGVEVFVQHVKEYRLVVVFRGPGLGGNVDDTDPQATGVAPLDPVARDEGSKKTIEVAKEFLKQAREVLKNDQPANFLMLRGIAKRPPIPTFEEVYGTKAGAIAVYPMYRGLARLVSMDVLDAGQTIGDQCARLKQAWNDYDFFFMHFKYTDSTGEDGNFEAKVKRIEELDAAMPAITELNPTVLIVTGDHSTPSKMKSHSWHPVPTMIVADTCRFDGSKEFGETACRFGGLGQFPAKYLMPLVLAHADRLEKFGA; via the coding sequence ATGAGCGAAATCCATACACTGACGCGCGAACTGCAAAAGAAGAACAACTCGAAAATCGTTCTGCTGGTGGCGGACGGACTGGGCGGGTTGCCGCTGAAGCCGGGCGGCAAGACGGAGCTGGAAACGGCGAAGACTCCCAACCTCGATGCCCTCGCGCAGCGCGGTTCGTTGGGACTGAGTACGCCGGTGATTCCCGGGATTACGCCGGGGAGCGGGCCTGGTCATCTCGGGCTGTTCGGGTATGACCCGTTGGAATTCCAGATTGGCCGCGGAGTGCTGGAAGCACTGGGGATCGACTTCGATCTCGGCCCGGATGATGTGGCTATTCGCGGCAATTTCTGCACACTTGATGAGAAGGGTCTGATTTCCGACCGTCGCGCCGGCCGCATCTCGAGCGAGAAGGCCGCGCCGCTGTGCGAGAAGCTGAATAAGATCAAGATTCCCGGCGTGGAAGTCTTTGTGCAACATGTGAAGGAGTACCGCCTGGTGGTGGTGTTCCGCGGACCGGGCCTGGGGGGCAATGTCGATGACACCGATCCGCAGGCAACAGGCGTCGCTCCGCTCGATCCCGTGGCTCGCGACGAAGGGTCGAAGAAGACCATCGAAGTGGCCAAGGAGTTCCTGAAGCAGGCCCGTGAAGTGCTGAAAAATGATCAGCCTGCCAACTTCCTGATGCTCCGCGGCATTGCCAAGCGGCCGCCGATTCCGACCTTTGAGGAAGTCTATGGCACCAAGGCCGGCGCGATTGCGGTGTATCCGATGTACCGCGGGCTGGCCCGACTGGTGAGTATGGATGTCCTCGATGCCGGTCAGACGATTGGCGATCAGTGCGCCCGGCTGAAGCAGGCGTGGAACGATTACGACTTCTTCTTCATGCACTTCAAGTATACCGACTCGACAGGCGAGGACGGCAACTTCGAGGCGAAGGTGAAGCGGATTGAAGAACTCGATGCCGCGATGCCGGCGATCACGGAGTTGAATCCGACCGTACTGATCGTGACGGGCGACCACAGCACGCCGAGCAAGATGAAGTCACACAGCTGGCATCCGGTGCCGACGATGATCGTCGCCGACACCTGCCGGTTCGACGGCAGCAAGGAATTCGGGGAAACAGCCTGCCGGTTCGGCGGACTGGGCCAGTTCCCGGCCAAATACCTGATGCCGCTGGTGCTGGCGCATGCCGATCGGCTGGAGAAGTTCGGAGCATAA
- a CDS encoding ATP-binding protein, giving the protein MDSTVVASDAHTTETVYVGAGRGGVVKKQMTPESIRGNQHLEELFQRVNALLGDRGDEEAPFTPKVPETLEQMGLCEDDVQKLVLKFLLQKGSALGREISSQVKIPFSIVFPLLKAWKNDQLVSYRAAGEMGDYVFAIVESGRERARKFNEECSYFGSAPVGLAEYLKAMEMQTIAGKEATEEDLKQAFSDLLISELMFERLGPAINSGRGMFLFGEPGNGKTSIAERITRCFGDNVWIPRTLGIDGDIIRLFDPGVHDEIRNDDEGGLFDLSGVDPRWVQIRRPTVIAGGELTMNELEVTQNPVTKICEAPLQLKSNCGTLVIDDFGRQTMPVDVLLNRWIVPLEKRYDFLNLPSGKKVQVPFDQLIIFSTNLEPKDLVDGAFLRRIPYKIEVPDPSREHFSKLFEIMAPKLGLIYEQKSVDYLIETHYLPKNRPFRNCQPRDLLLQVRNYCIYKKQPKIVTNSAFDFAVDTYFSMM; this is encoded by the coding sequence ATGGACTCAACCGTTGTCGCCAGCGATGCCCACACCACCGAAACGGTGTACGTCGGCGCAGGCCGGGGCGGGGTCGTCAAAAAGCAGATGACGCCTGAATCGATCCGGGGGAATCAGCATCTCGAAGAACTCTTTCAACGCGTCAATGCCCTGCTGGGGGACCGAGGCGATGAAGAGGCCCCGTTCACTCCGAAAGTGCCTGAGACGCTCGAACAGATGGGGTTGTGCGAAGACGATGTCCAGAAGCTGGTGCTGAAATTTCTGCTGCAGAAGGGGTCTGCCCTTGGTCGCGAAATCTCGAGTCAGGTGAAAATTCCGTTCAGTATCGTGTTTCCCCTGCTGAAGGCGTGGAAGAACGATCAGCTCGTGAGCTACCGCGCGGCAGGCGAGATGGGGGACTATGTGTTCGCCATCGTCGAGTCCGGCCGCGAACGGGCACGCAAATTCAATGAGGAATGCAGCTACTTCGGCTCGGCCCCGGTCGGTCTCGCCGAATATCTCAAGGCGATGGAGATGCAGACCATCGCCGGGAAAGAAGCGACGGAAGAAGACCTGAAGCAGGCGTTCTCAGACCTGTTGATCAGCGAACTGATGTTCGAGCGGCTGGGGCCGGCGATCAACTCTGGCCGCGGGATGTTTCTGTTCGGCGAGCCCGGGAACGGCAAGACGAGTATTGCCGAGCGGATCACGCGGTGCTTTGGAGACAACGTCTGGATTCCGCGAACACTGGGGATCGATGGGGACATCATCCGACTGTTCGATCCAGGCGTGCATGACGAAATCCGCAATGACGACGAAGGCGGGCTGTTCGACCTGTCAGGCGTCGATCCACGCTGGGTGCAGATTCGCCGGCCGACGGTCATCGCCGGGGGTGAATTGACGATGAACGAGCTGGAGGTGACGCAGAATCCGGTCACGAAAATCTGCGAAGCACCGCTGCAGCTCAAGAGTAACTGTGGAACGTTGGTGATCGACGACTTCGGCCGCCAGACCATGCCGGTGGACGTGCTGCTGAACCGCTGGATTGTGCCCCTCGAAAAGCGGTATGACTTTTTGAACCTGCCGAGCGGAAAAAAGGTGCAGGTGCCGTTCGATCAGTTGATTATCTTCTCGACGAACCTGGAGCCGAAAGACCTTGTGGACGGGGCGTTCCTGCGACGTATTCCCTACAAGATCGAAGTGCCTGACCCCTCTCGGGAGCACTTCAGCAAGCTGTTCGAAATCATGGCCCCGAAGCTGGGATTGATTTACGAGCAGAAGTCGGTCGACTATCTCATTGAAACGCACTACCTGCCGAAGAACCGCCCTTTTCGCAATTGCCAGCCGCGCGACCTGCTGCTGCAGGTTCGGAACTACTGCATCTACAAAAAGCAGCCGAAAATCGTGACGAACTCGGCGTTCGATTTTGCAGTGGATACGTACTTCTCGATGATGTAG
- a CDS encoding glucose 1-dehydrogenase, protein MRFQNRTVIVTGGSQGIGAGCVRVFAEAGGNVAIFDIDTVAGQRLADELNAAGPGRVAVFACDVRDTARIAAAIEETVAEFGQLDCLVNNAGVHPPATPIDDTSIDDLEHLFRINFVSTYAAAKYAVPHLRKTSGTIVNMSSMTAVLGQHQSSAYAATKGAQLSLTKALAVELGPQGIRVNAVLPSNVDTPLMRQWAATLPDPASALKRVSELQVFGRMAAPEEIGRVCLFLATEDSSFITGQGIEVEGGASLDY, encoded by the coding sequence ATGCGGTTCCAGAATCGCACCGTCATCGTCACCGGGGGCAGCCAGGGGATCGGCGCCGGGTGCGTCCGGGTCTTCGCCGAGGCCGGCGGCAACGTCGCCATCTTCGATATCGATACCGTCGCCGGACAACGCCTCGCCGACGAACTCAACGCCGCCGGCCCCGGTCGGGTTGCTGTGTTCGCCTGCGACGTCCGCGACACCGCTCGGATTGCCGCCGCGATTGAAGAAACCGTCGCCGAATTCGGGCAACTCGACTGCCTGGTGAACAACGCCGGCGTCCACCCCCCCGCCACACCGATCGACGACACATCCATCGACGATCTCGAACACCTGTTCCGCATCAACTTCGTCAGCACCTATGCCGCCGCTAAATATGCCGTGCCGCATCTCCGCAAGACTAGCGGAACCATCGTCAATATGAGTTCGATGACCGCCGTGCTGGGCCAGCATCAGTCATCCGCCTACGCCGCAACAAAGGGCGCCCAGCTCAGCCTCACCAAGGCATTGGCCGTCGAACTTGGCCCGCAGGGGATTCGGGTGAACGCCGTGCTCCCCAGCAATGTCGATACTCCGCTGATGCGGCAATGGGCCGCCACGCTGCCTGACCCGGCATCCGCCTTGAAACGAGTCTCGGAACTTCAGGTCTTCGGACGAATGGCCGCCCCGGAAGAAATCGGCCGCGTCTGTCTATTCCTCGCCACGGAGGATTCCAGCTTCATCACCGGACAAGGCATCGAAGTCGAAGGGGGCGCGAGCCTGGATTACTGA
- a CDS encoding REP-associated tyrosine transposase, translating to MSRTRYRIVENEYPYFMTCTIVGWLPVFTRPEAVEILFESWRYLQQNREFRIFSYVILENHLHLIASAPDLADAIHRFKSYTARQIIGLLKRHGADLLLQQLRDQKAAYKVDSEHQVWQEGSHPKQIQSDEMMLQKIEYIHLNPVKRGYVDDPLHWCRSSARNYAGQPGLIDVITNWT from the coding sequence ATGTCCCGAACCCGATACCGAATCGTTGAGAACGAATATCCCTACTTCATGACTTGCACGATCGTCGGCTGGCTCCCGGTGTTCACAAGGCCAGAGGCGGTCGAAATCCTGTTCGAGTCCTGGCGGTATCTGCAACAGAATCGGGAGTTCCGAATTTTCTCCTATGTCATCCTGGAAAATCATCTGCACCTGATTGCATCTGCTCCGGACCTTGCCGACGCCATACACAGGTTCAAATCCTATACTGCCCGTCAGATCATCGGTTTGCTCAAACGCCATGGAGCAGATCTGTTGCTGCAGCAACTTCGCGACCAGAAAGCTGCATACAAAGTGGACAGCGAACACCAGGTTTGGCAGGAAGGGAGCCACCCGAAGCAGATTCAATCCGATGAAATGATGCTGCAGAAAATCGAGTACATCCATCTCAACCCGGTCAAACGGGGCTACGTCGATGATCCCCTGCACTGGTGCCGTTCGAGCGCACGCAATTACGCTGGGCAGCCGGGACTGATTGATGTCATCACCAACTGGACGTGA